In Anaerotignum faecicola, the following are encoded in one genomic region:
- a CDS encoding bacteriohemerythrin: MAYVFTPDLETKNALIDSEHKQLIKAINDLLEACSKGQGRAQVAQTAKFVYDYTSKHFADEERLQLQYKYPDYPNHKRYHEAFKKSILDIMKKLDQQGATVAMVSEINLTLAGWLTNHIKREDKKLAAFIRGEK; this comes from the coding sequence ATGGCATATGTATTTACACCGGACTTGGAAACAAAAAACGCTTTAATAGACAGCGAGCATAAACAGCTTATAAAAGCTATAAACGATCTTCTTGAAGCATGCTCCAAAGGGCAGGGGAGGGCGCAGGTTGCCCAAACGGCAAAATTTGTTTACGATTACACGTCGAAACACTTTGCTGATGAAGAGAGGCTTCAGCTCCAGTATAAATATCCGGACTACCCAAATCATAAACGCTATCATGAAGCGTTTAAAAAGTCGATTTTGGATATAATGAAAAAACTCGATCAGCAGGGGGCGACCGTGGCAATGGTAAGCGAGATTAATCTTACGCTTGCCGGATGGCTTACAAACCATATCAAACGTGAGGATAAAAAGCTTGCGGCTTTTATACGCGGTGAAAAGTGA
- a CDS encoding C-GCAxxG-C-C family protein translates to MYEKALEYYDSGEGCSRSILLAARDVYGIVSDDVIKSAGAITRGFGIGGFCSALIAGIMVIGILYDGEEANMKRFLLMDSFKSRFCSVNCGCIMRGRSECSQVLEFICNSLDEIIKEKLSE, encoded by the coding sequence ATGTATGAAAAAGCGTTGGAATATTACGATTCGGGAGAGGGATGCTCAAGGAGCATATTGCTGGCGGCGAGGGATGTGTACGGAATTGTGTCTGACGACGTTATAAAAAGCGCCGGGGCCATTACAAGAGGTTTCGGAATAGGGGGTTTTTGCAGCGCCCTTATAGCCGGGATAATGGTGATAGGCATTTTATATGACGGCGAAGAAGCGAACATGAAACGCTTTTTGCTTATGGACAGTTTTAAGTCGCGCTTTTGTTCCGTAAACTGCGGATGTATTATGCGCGGCAGGAGCGAATGTTCTCAGGTGCTGGAGTTTATTTGCAATAGCCTTGATGAAATAATAAAAGAGAAGTTATCGGAATAA
- a CDS encoding SoxR reducing system RseC family protein, translating to MAEKGYVTEIKGNLAVIKMKRTEACAKCRACIAGMTEKEMIMEAENNCGAEVGDWVELEVSESGFFFAVGIMYGIPLAAFLCGIFLGYFAVFPTLLPNMDKEIGSFLLGVLLTVLAYGWIRSQEKRWEAKKIRPVATRITTPEPDTM from the coding sequence ATGGCGGAAAAAGGATATGTTACGGAGATTAAAGGCAATTTAGCCGTTATAAAAATGAAAAGGACGGAAGCGTGCGCAAAATGCAGGGCGTGCATAGCGGGGATGACTGAAAAGGAAATGATAATGGAAGCCGAAAACAACTGCGGCGCCGAAGTGGGCGACTGGGTGGAGCTTGAGGTTTCGGAAAGCGGATTTTTCTTTGCCGTGGGCATTATGTACGGCATACCGCTTGCGGCATTTTTATGCGGTATATTTCTTGGATATTTTGCGGTTTTTCCAACGTTACTGCCAAATATGGACAAGGAAATTGGAAGCTTTCTGTTGGGCGTACTTTTAACGGTTTTGGCCTACGGTTGGATCAGGAGCCAGGAAAAAAGGTGGGAAGCAAAAAAAATACGTCCGGTAGCTACAAGGATAACGACGCCTGAGCCTGATACAATGTAA
- a CDS encoding tRNA threonylcarbamoyladenosine dehydratase: MDNRFIRTQMLVGGNGMKKLAESRVIVFGIGGVGGYVCEALARGGVGNIVLVDNDVISLSNLNRQIIATEETVGMLKTEAMGKRIKSINPECRVEIHNVFYLPGEEGIVTGDADYVVDAIDTVSGKIQIVLDAQALGVPVISSMGTGNKLFPQMLEISDIYKTSVCPLAKVMRRELKARGVKRLKVVYSKEKPVKPALSTGELSEYGEKSNKRVTPGSVSFVPPAAGLLIAGEVIRNILEGI; this comes from the coding sequence ATGGATAACAGATTTATAAGAACGCAGATGCTTGTCGGCGGAAACGGCATGAAAAAGCTTGCGGAAAGCCGCGTTATAGTTTTCGGAATCGGCGGCGTCGGGGGATATGTATGCGAGGCGCTTGCAAGGGGCGGCGTTGGAAACATTGTGCTTGTAGATAACGACGTCATAAGCCTTTCAAATTTGAACAGGCAGATAATAGCCACTGAAGAAACTGTGGGCATGCTGAAAACCGAGGCTATGGGAAAACGCATAAAATCAATAAATCCGGAATGCCGCGTTGAAATACATAATGTATTTTACCTTCCGGGCGAAGAGGGGATAGTAACGGGAGATGCCGATTATGTAGTGGACGCCATAGATACCGTAAGCGGCAAAATCCAAATTGTGCTCGACGCACAGGCGTTGGGAGTGCCGGTTATAAGTTCTATGGGCACGGGCAATAAGCTTTTCCCGCAGATGCTTGAAATAAGCGATATATATAAAACGTCGGTATGCCCTCTTGCAAAGGTAATGCGGCGGGAACTTAAAGCCCGCGGCGTAAAAAGACTTAAAGTGGTATATTCAAAGGAAAAGCCGGTTAAGCCGGCTTTAAGCACGGGAGAACTTTCGGAATACGGGGAAAAATCAAATAAACGCGTAACGCCCGGAAGCGTTTCATTTGTCCCTCCCGCCGCGGGGCTTTTGATTGCGGGAGAAGTAATAAGGAATATATTGGAGGGAATATAG
- a CDS encoding AI-2E family transporter yields the protein MKLPWDRNYLKISFHVVITVIAVFAAVMLMLRLRTITGAVANALGYIADIFSPLIIAVVTAFLFDPLVIFYQKRFGKKQPNKEFKTRKIGTILAYITVFGILGAVITMSVKSLGATDIGEFSTALNGYIEEISQTLFSIQDHLSEMGVLGSINNFINTLIVNVTRGAKVMVIGFASSVSSIGGITVNLVIGLVIAFYFLMEKDWMLYRVKDTAMVFMPEKIREPVGNFFSDVNRVFKGYVAGQVTDALIMAFLIIISFKAAGIKYAVIIGLISGFSNLIPYVGAIVAFILSVAVGLLSGTPAKAVYAAVIVIVLQQVDSMIIVPKVVGKSVQLHPVLVILSLSVFGGIFGIWGMVVAVPVASLIKINVDRCYEKRKIAEKQ from the coding sequence ATGAAACTTCCCTGGGACAGGAATTATCTTAAAATATCTTTTCATGTTGTAATAACGGTTATAGCCGTATTTGCGGCAGTAATGCTTATGCTGCGTCTGCGCACGATAACAGGCGCGGTAGCAAACGCGCTGGGGTATATTGCCGATATATTTTCGCCGCTTATAATAGCGGTTGTAACGGCGTTTTTGTTCGACCCTTTGGTTATATTTTACCAAAAGCGTTTCGGCAAAAAACAGCCGAACAAGGAATTTAAAACGCGCAAAATAGGCACGATACTTGCCTATATAACGGTTTTCGGCATACTTGGCGCCGTAATAACTATGTCTGTTAAAAGCCTTGGCGCAACGGATATAGGGGAATTCAGCACCGCCCTTAACGGCTATATAGAAGAAATAAGCCAAACTCTTTTTTCGATACAGGACCATTTGAGCGAAATGGGCGTATTGGGCAGTATAAATAATTTTATAAATACGCTGATTGTTAACGTGACCCGCGGGGCAAAGGTTATGGTTATAGGCTTTGCGTCGTCTGTTTCTTCAATAGGAGGAATAACCGTAAACCTTGTCATAGGCCTTGTCATAGCGTTTTATTTTCTTATGGAAAAGGATTGGATGCTTTACAGAGTGAAGGATACGGCAATGGTTTTTATGCCCGAAAAGATACGGGAACCGGTCGGAAATTTCTTTTCGGACGTCAACAGGGTTTTTAAAGGCTATGTTGCCGGGCAGGTTACGGACGCGCTTATTATGGCTTTTTTGATAATAATTTCATTCAAGGCCGCCGGCATCAAATATGCCGTTATAATCGGGCTTATATCGGGCTTTTCAAACCTTATACCGTATGTGGGGGCTATCGTCGCCTTCATTCTTTCCGTGGCGGTGGGGCTTTTAAGCGGCACGCCCGCAAAGGCCGTATACGCCGCCGTAATCGTGATTGTGCTCCAACAGGTAGACAGTATGATAATCGTGCCTAAAGTGGTTGGCAAAAGCGTACAGCTTCACCCAGTGCTTGTTATACTGTCCTTAAGCGTTTTCGGCGGGATTTTCGGCATATGGGGAATGGTTGTGGCCGTGCCCGTAGCCTCGCTTATTAAAATAAATGTCGACAGGTGCTATGAAAAGAGGAAAATAGCGGAAAAGCAGTAA
- a CDS encoding aminoacyl-histidine dipeptidase, which yields MKMLANIQPAEVFEIFEEISRIPRGSGNEEAVSNFLANAGKCMGYNVYQDEAFNVVIKKPASEGYEDSPAVILQGHMDMVCEKNKGTEHDFLKDPIMAYAEGGYVKAEGTTLGADNGIAVAYMLALLKDKTLNHPPLEMVFTSDEEAGMNGARALDCSVLEGRRLINLDSEEEGHILTCCAGGLRASITIPVSWERPKSGQKAAKISIKGLAGGHSGADIHLQRANANKLMGRLVKFLRQNMEIWFAEIEGGNMDNAIPRESWATAVVNETDTGILKGLCEAFEKMCINEYRNTEKNISVELMLEADMPKNVFSYVTAQKAEAALMLTPYGVKTMSTDIPGLVESSNNLGIVRTCDDGFKLTCAVRSSVGTRKSLICGELEEIAALTGGKFETHGEYPAWEYNPKSDLRDVMVSVYKEMFGKDAKIDAIHAGLECGLLGQKIEGIDMVSIGPDMENVHTPNEKLSIESVERTWRYIKKVLENLK from the coding sequence ATGAAAATGCTTGCAAACATACAACCGGCGGAGGTTTTTGAAATATTTGAGGAAATAAGCCGAATACCGCGCGGCAGCGGAAATGAAGAAGCGGTCAGCAATTTTTTGGCAAATGCAGGAAAATGCATGGGTTACAACGTATATCAGGACGAGGCCTTTAATGTGGTTATTAAAAAGCCGGCGTCGGAAGGTTATGAAGATTCCCCGGCCGTTATCCTTCAAGGGCATATGGATATGGTATGCGAAAAAAATAAAGGGACCGAACATGATTTTTTAAAAGATCCTATTATGGCCTATGCCGAAGGCGGCTATGTAAAAGCGGAAGGAACGACTCTCGGCGCGGATAACGGAATAGCGGTTGCCTATATGCTTGCACTTCTTAAAGATAAAACTCTTAATCATCCGCCGTTGGAAATGGTGTTTACATCCGACGAAGAGGCGGGGATGAACGGGGCCCGGGCGTTGGACTGTTCGGTTTTGGAAGGAAGGCGGCTTATAAATCTTGACAGCGAAGAGGAAGGGCATATACTTACATGCTGCGCGGGAGGCCTCAGGGCGTCGATTACAATACCCGTATCATGGGAAAGGCCGAAAAGCGGCCAAAAAGCGGCCAAAATATCCATAAAAGGCTTAGCGGGCGGCCATTCCGGGGCCGATATACATCTCCAGAGGGCAAATGCCAATAAGCTTATGGGAAGGCTTGTAAAATTTCTCAGGCAGAACATGGAAATATGGTTTGCGGAGATCGAAGGAGGGAATATGGACAACGCGATTCCGCGCGAAAGTTGGGCGACGGCGGTTGTAAACGAAACCGATACGGGAATTTTGAAAGGCCTGTGCGAAGCTTTTGAAAAAATGTGTATAAACGAATACAGGAATACGGAAAAAAATATATCTGTTGAACTTATGCTTGAGGCCGATATGCCCAAAAATGTTTTCTCTTATGTTACCGCTCAAAAAGCCGAGGCGGCTTTAATGCTTACGCCTTATGGGGTTAAGACGATGAGTACGGATATACCGGGCCTTGTGGAAAGCTCAAACAATCTGGGCATTGTGCGCACTTGCGACGACGGATTTAAGCTTACATGCGCCGTAAGGAGTTCCGTCGGAACGAGGAAGTCCCTTATTTGCGGGGAACTGGAAGAAATAGCGGCGCTTACAGGCGGAAAATTTGAAACTCACGGCGAATATCCGGCATGGGAATATAATCCAAAAAGCGATTTAAGGGACGTTATGGTTTCCGTATATAAGGAAATGTTTGGCAAAGACGCAAAAATAGACGCTATACACGCCGGCCTTGAGTGCGGCCTTCTGGGACAAAAAATCGAGGGAATAGACATGGTTTCAATAGGCCCCGATATGGAAAACGTGCATACGCCCAACGAAAAGCTTTCGATTGAATCTGTGGAAAGGACATGGCGGTATATTAAAAAAGTGCTGGAGAACTTGAAATAG
- a CDS encoding PFL family protein, producing the protein MISKREIIETNKMIQEAKLDVRTITMGISLLDCADSDLDKFNQKIYDKITSKAKDLVKTGEELEKEFGIPIVNKRISITPIAIAAAGCNAESYVSVAKTLDRAAKDVGVNFIGGFSALVHKGCTKSDEILINSIPQALAETDVVCSSVNIGTSRNGLDMDAVKRMGEIIVETAELSKDNNCLGCAKLVVFCNAVEDNPFMAGAFHGVGEKDCVINVGVSGPGVVKKALEECKGADFETLCETIKKTAFKITRVGQLVAQEASKRLKVPFGIIDLSLAPTPAIGDSIAEIFQQMGLQEAGAPGTTAALALLNDNVKKGGVMASSYVGGLSGAFIPVSEDNGMIEAARLGALTLEKLEAMTCVCSVGLDMIAIPGDTPATTISGIIADEAAIGMVNNKTTAVRIIPVIGKGVGETVEFGGLLGYAPIMPVNKFSCADFINRGGRVPAPIHSFKN; encoded by the coding sequence ATGATTTCTAAGCGCGAAATTATTGAAACTAATAAAATGATACAGGAAGCCAAGCTTGACGTGCGCACAATAACAATGGGCATAAGCCTTCTCGACTGCGCCGACAGCGATTTGGATAAATTTAACCAAAAAATATACGATAAAATAACCTCAAAAGCAAAGGATCTTGTAAAGACCGGGGAAGAATTGGAAAAGGAATTCGGCATACCTATTGTAAACAAACGCATTTCCATAACGCCGATTGCTATTGCGGCCGCGGGATGCAATGCGGAAAGCTATGTTTCCGTTGCGAAAACCCTCGACAGGGCGGCAAAGGACGTAGGCGTGAATTTTATAGGCGGATTTTCGGCCCTTGTGCATAAAGGATGCACAAAAAGCGACGAAATACTTATAAATTCCATACCGCAGGCGCTTGCGGAAACGGACGTGGTGTGTTCTTCCGTAAACATCGGAACGTCCCGCAACGGCCTTGATATGGACGCCGTTAAACGCATGGGTGAAATTATTGTCGAAACCGCCGAGCTTTCAAAGGACAACAACTGTCTTGGATGCGCCAAGCTTGTTGTTTTCTGCAACGCCGTTGAAGACAACCCGTTTATGGCCGGGGCTTTCCACGGCGTGGGCGAAAAAGACTGCGTTATCAACGTAGGCGTAAGCGGCCCGGGGGTTGTAAAGAAAGCGCTTGAGGAATGTAAAGGCGCCGATTTTGAAACCCTTTGCGAAACAATTAAGAAAACGGCCTTTAAAATTACGAGGGTAGGCCAGCTTGTAGCCCAGGAAGCTTCCAAAAGGCTCAAAGTCCCTTTCGGAATTATAGATTTATCCCTTGCCCCTACGCCTGCAATAGGCGACAGTATCGCCGAGATATTCCAGCAGATGGGGCTTCAGGAGGCCGGCGCACCAGGAACGACGGCGGCGCTTGCGCTCCTTAACGACAATGTAAAAAAAGGCGGCGTTATGGCAAGCAGTTATGTAGGCGGGCTCAGCGGCGCGTTTATACCGGTAAGCGAGGACAACGGCATGATTGAGGCGGCAAGGCTGGGGGCGCTTACTCTTGAGAAGCTTGAAGCCATGACATGCGTCTGCTCCGTAGGGCTTGACATGATTGCCATACCGGGGGATACGCCTGCCACTACAATCTCCGGCATAATTGCCGATGAAGCCGCAATCGGCATGGTAAACAACAAAACGACGGCTGTAAGGATAATACCCGTTATAGGCAAAGGCGTGGGCGAAACGGTAGAATTCGGCGGCCTTCTCGGATATGCGCCTATAATGCCGGTTAATAAGTTCAGCTGCGCCGATTTTATAAACAGGGGCGGAAGAGTTCCGGCGCCTATACACAGTTTTAAAAATTAA
- a CDS encoding ACT domain-containing protein translates to MKGIITVLGKDKVGIIAKVCVYLSDKGINILDISQTIVQGFFNMMMIVDMNNSTDSFENVYKGLEDLGKNIGVEIKLQREDIFDSMHRI, encoded by the coding sequence ATGAAAGGCATTATAACTGTGTTAGGCAAAGATAAAGTCGGAATTATCGCTAAAGTATGCGTCTATCTTTCGGATAAAGGAATAAATATACTTGATATTTCCCAGACAATAGTACAGGGGTTTTTTAATATGATGATGATTGTCGACATGAATAACTCGACGGATTCCTTTGAGAACGTATATAAGGGGCTTGAAGATTTAGGCAAAAATATCGGCGTAGAGATTAAGCTCCAGCGCGAAGATATTTTTGACAGCATGCACAGGATATAA
- a CDS encoding amidohydrolase family protein, translated as MKKIDAHAHIGNFGGWANVGIDAERLVGQMEEFEIEKAVLCASGPSKNEDVLEAVKKYGEKFLPLVYLNPNEGEKCIEEGEKYLGGYGFKGIKLNPLSCAYVADSEACDPVMRLAEKYGAPVFIHSGHPPYSLPWSIALLAERHPSVKTVMIHMGHGHGVYIDAALKMARRYKNIYLEMSGMPMGSKIKEAYETVGRDRIMFGTDAPFHHPSVEIQKVLTCGLEEKGLKDVFYNNAAGLLGL; from the coding sequence ATGAAAAAGATTGACGCACACGCCCATATCGGAAATTTCGGCGGCTGGGCAAACGTCGGTATAGACGCTGAAAGGCTGGTTGGGCAGATGGAGGAATTCGAGATTGAAAAAGCGGTTCTCTGCGCGTCCGGGCCCTCAAAGAACGAGGATGTTCTTGAGGCCGTTAAAAAATACGGAGAAAAATTTTTGCCTTTGGTATACCTTAACCCGAACGAGGGAGAGAAATGTATTGAAGAAGGGGAAAAATACCTGGGCGGTTATGGATTTAAGGGCATAAAGCTCAACCCGCTTTCATGCGCGTACGTTGCGGACAGCGAAGCATGCGATCCTGTTATGCGTCTTGCGGAAAAGTACGGCGCGCCTGTTTTTATACACAGCGGGCATCCGCCTTATTCTCTGCCGTGGAGCATAGCCCTCCTTGCGGAACGACATCCGTCGGTTAAAACGGTTATGATACATATGGGGCACGGCCATGGGGTGTATATCGACGCGGCGCTGAAAATGGCAAGGCGGTATAAAAATATATATCTTGAAATGAGCGGCATGCCTATGGGCAGTAAAATAAAGGAGGCGTATGAAACCGTCGGCCGGGACAGAATAATGTTCGGCACGGACGCCCCTTTTCACCACCCCTCTGTCGAAATACAGAAAGTTTTGACATGCGGGCTTGAAGAAAAAGGCCTTAAAGACGTTTTTTATAATAACGCCGCCGGGCTTTTGGGGCTGTAA
- a CDS encoding ECF transporter S component, which translates to MKNFTVNDITKISIMAALIFIATYFIKIPSINGYSHLGDSMILISVLMLGGRKGAFASAVGASFADIIGGYMQWAVPTFFIKFMLALIMGAFISKIMPKAKLNWLVGAVCGGIFQIFAYTAVKILYYGFAQAMVMTPGLLVQTSASIIITAVFVGALKSSGFFNKFACSTARRKQ; encoded by the coding sequence ATGAAAAATTTTACGGTGAACGACATAACAAAAATTTCAATTATGGCCGCGCTTATTTTTATAGCAACTTACTTTATAAAAATACCTTCAATAAACGGCTATTCGCATCTCGGCGACAGCATGATACTTATAAGTGTGCTGATGCTGGGCGGAAGGAAGGGAGCCTTTGCCTCGGCAGTGGGGGCTTCCTTTGCGGATATAATAGGGGGGTATATGCAGTGGGCCGTACCCACGTTTTTTATAAAATTTATGCTTGCTCTTATAATGGGGGCGTTTATATCAAAGATTATGCCGAAGGCAAAATTAAACTGGCTTGTCGGAGCCGTTTGCGGCGGGATTTTCCAGATATTTGCATATACGGCCGTAAAAATACTTTATTACGGCTTTGCACAGGCAATGGTTATGACTCCAGGCCTTCTTGTACAGACTTCCGCAAGCATAATCATAACGGCCGTGTTTGTAGGGGCGCTTAAATCAAGCGGATTTTTCAATAAGTTCGCTTGCAGTACGGCGCGGAGAAAACAATAA
- a CDS encoding GNAT family N-acetyltransferase, translating into MEIYRFDGRREIFLELLLSADEQESMLRKYMEKGDMFILDDDGIKGECIVTCEGDGVYEIKNIAVYPQFQRQGYAEKIINYIPTYYRDCRELYVGTGDSPLTIPFYEKCGFKRSHIVKDFFTQNYDRPIFENGVQLKDMVYLKKEICSANS; encoded by the coding sequence ATGGAAATATACAGGTTTGACGGCAGGAGGGAAATATTTTTGGAGCTTCTTCTGTCCGCCGACGAACAGGAAAGCATGTTAAGAAAATATATGGAAAAAGGCGATATGTTCATCCTTGACGACGACGGGATAAAAGGCGAATGTATTGTAACATGTGAAGGCGACGGCGTATACGAGATAAAAAATATCGCCGTATACCCACAGTTCCAAAGACAGGGATATGCCGAAAAAATTATAAATTATATACCCACGTATTACAGGGATTGCCGCGAACTGTATGTTGGCACGGGCGACAGCCCGCTTACAATACCCTTTTATGAAAAGTGCGGATTTAAAAGGAGCCATATTGTCAAAGATTTTTTCACCCAAAACTATGACCGCCCTATTTTTGAAAACGGGGTGCAACTTAAAGACATGGTTTATTTGAAAAAAGAAATATGCTCTGCCAACAGTTAG
- a CDS encoding putative manganese-dependent inorganic diphosphatase → MEKRNKITVIGHKNPDTDSICSAIAYAALKNKISPENIYTAARCGEISKETSFVLKTFGLAEPRYIADVRSQVSDIEIKKVDGVSGDISLKEAYNIMKKQNAVTLAVTNADGGIDGLITIGDIAASDMDVYDNRIVSKANTSYKNIVETLDGRILCGDINGYFSRGRVSIAANTPEMMGEFIGEHDLVIIGNRFESQFVAIELGVSCIVLCTDNTVKESVLKLAKEKGTVIISSPYDTYTVARLLNKSMPIKYFMTSDNLLVFNIDDYTNDVKDVMAKNRHRYFPVIDEQGKYIGQISKRSFLDMDKKKVILVDHNEKNQAVDGIEFAEIQEIIDHHRLGSLETMNPVYFRNQPLGCTATIVYLMYGENNVEIPKEIAGALCGAILSDTLMFRSPTCTPADRAAAEALAPIAGIDIQEFAESMFSAGSDFDSRTEDEIFHQDYKEFNASGISFGVGQITSMNSGDLASLKSRLSVYMDGLIENGGVDMLIFMLTNIIDESSILLFKGAKAKEFIETAFGEADDDGSIFVEGMVSRKKQLIPSVISAIQQQ, encoded by the coding sequence ATGGAAAAAAGGAACAAAATAACCGTTATCGGGCATAAGAACCCGGACACCGACTCTATATGTTCGGCTATCGCTTACGCGGCGCTTAAAAATAAGATTTCGCCGGAAAATATATACACGGCGGCAAGGTGCGGAGAAATAAGCAAGGAAACCTCTTTTGTGCTTAAAACTTTCGGCCTTGCGGAACCGCGGTATATAGCCGACGTAAGAAGCCAGGTAAGCGACATTGAAATAAAAAAAGTAGACGGCGTAAGCGGCGATATTTCGCTTAAAGAGGCTTATAACATAATGAAAAAGCAAAACGCCGTGACCCTTGCCGTGACAAATGCCGACGGCGGGATCGACGGCCTTATAACTATAGGCGATATTGCCGCAAGCGATATGGACGTGTATGACAACAGGATTGTGTCAAAGGCAAACACTTCGTATAAAAATATTGTTGAAACGCTGGACGGGCGTATACTTTGCGGCGATATTAACGGGTATTTCAGCCGCGGCAGGGTCTCGATAGCGGCAAACACGCCTGAAATGATGGGAGAATTTATAGGCGAACACGATCTTGTTATAATAGGCAACAGGTTTGAAAGCCAGTTCGTAGCAATTGAGCTTGGGGTAAGCTGCATAGTCCTCTGCACTGACAATACGGTAAAGGAATCTGTTTTAAAGCTTGCAAAGGAAAAGGGCACTGTAATAATCTCGTCGCCTTACGACACATATACGGTTGCAAGGCTTTTAAATAAAAGCATGCCGATTAAATATTTTATGACTTCTGACAATCTGCTTGTTTTTAACATAGACGATTATACAAACGACGTTAAGGACGTTATGGCAAAAAACCGCCACAGATATTTCCCTGTAATAGACGAACAGGGGAAATACATAGGCCAGATTTCTAAAAGAAGCTTTCTCGATATGGACAAAAAGAAGGTTATACTTGTGGATCATAACGAGAAAAATCAGGCTGTTGACGGCATAGAGTTTGCGGAAATACAGGAGATAATAGATCATCACCGTCTCGGCAGCCTCGAAACTATGAACCCCGTGTATTTCAGGAACCAACCGTTAGGCTGTACGGCAACTATAGTGTACCTTATGTACGGCGAAAATAATGTGGAAATACCGAAAGAAATAGCGGGCGCGCTTTGCGGCGCAATACTTTCCGATACGCTTATGTTCAGATCGCCTACATGCACTCCCGCCGACAGGGCCGCGGCTGAAGCCTTAGCTCCTATTGCCGGCATAGATATACAGGAGTTTGCCGAAAGCATGTTTTCGGCAGGAAGCGATTTTGATTCAAGGACGGAGGATGAAATATTCCATCAGGACTATAAGGAGTTTAACGCTTCAGGGATTTCATTCGGCGTAGGACAGATAACGAGCATGAACAGCGGGGATCTCGCAAGCCTTAAAAGCCGCCTTTCCGTATATATGGACGGCCTTATTGAAAACGGCGGAGTGGATATGCTAATATTTATGCTTACGAATATAATCGACGAATCGTCCATACTTCTGTTTAAAGGCGCTAAAGCGAAAGAGTTTATAGAAACGGCGTTCGGCGAAGCGGACGACGACGGCAGTATATTTGTCGAGGGCATGGTTTCAAGGAAGAAACAGCTTATACCGAGCGTTATATCTGCAATACAGCAGCAGTAA